One window from the genome of Salvia splendens isolate huo1 chromosome 9, SspV2, whole genome shotgun sequence encodes:
- the LOC121746492 gene encoding uncharacterized protein LOC121746492 has product MATSLIAKRATTSIGRASDLFRTSFAFLRGLSTTTSPAADVASVDGAKKPKRKKKKNLFEVAQFLPNWGLGYHMAKTHWAEVSYEITKINLYKDGRHGKAWGIAHKNGLPAADAPKKISGVHKRCWRYIPMTKQIEQSVPKQEASIPKQEVETA; this is encoded by the exons ATGGCGACTTCCCTCATTGCTAAAAGGGCCACCACTTCCATAGGAAGAGCTTCTGACCTCTTTAGAACATCATTCGCCTTCCTACGCGGTCTTAGCACCACCACCAGCCCCGCCGCCGACGTGGCGTCGGTCGACGGAGCCAAGAAGCCTAagcggaagaagaagaagaacctATTCGAGGTGGCCCAGTTTCTTCCCAATTGGGGCCTTGGCTATCACATGGCCAAAACTCACTGGGCCGAGGTCTCCTACGAGATCACCAAAATCAATCTCTACAAA GATGGAAGACATGGGAAAGCTTGGGGGATTGCTCACAAAAATG GTTTGCCAGCTGCAGATGCCCCGAAGAAAATCAGCGGTGTCCACAAGCGCTGTTGGAGATACATCCCCATGacaaaacaaatagaacaaAGTGTGCCAAAACAGGAAGCAAGCATCCCAAAACAAGAAGTGGAAACTGCGTGA